The proteins below are encoded in one region of Fimbriimonadaceae bacterium:
- a CDS encoding NAD+ synthase — MGNFQVLRAATPWKEADRLLAIHPASMVEWLTRFLADECIRRRGFSRVVLGLSGGADSAVSAYLCARAFGPENVTAVRMPFRLSSPESLDHADLVIDALAVRCATVDITPMVDGYILRTDPDASPTRVGNVCARCRTAILYDLSAKLGAMTVGTSNKSERMLGYFTWHGDDAPAVNPLGDLFKTQVWDVARELGVPSAIVNKPPTADLVKGQTDEGDIGVSYQEADRILVHLARGVQERKLVEWGYDPAKVRLVYARVAGSHWKRHLPTVAMVSDSAINESYLRPVDY, encoded by the coding sequence GTGGGAAACTTTCAAGTCTTACGGGCGGCGACCCCGTGGAAGGAGGCGGACCGCTTGCTGGCGATCCATCCCGCCTCAATGGTCGAATGGCTCACCCGCTTCCTCGCCGACGAGTGCATCCGGCGTCGAGGGTTTTCGCGCGTCGTCCTCGGCCTGAGCGGCGGGGCGGATTCTGCCGTCAGCGCCTATCTTTGTGCCCGTGCCTTCGGGCCCGAGAACGTGACGGCGGTGCGCATGCCGTTCCGCCTGTCCTCGCCTGAGAGCCTCGACCACGCCGACCTCGTGATCGACGCCCTCGCCGTGCGCTGCGCCACCGTCGACATCACCCCAATGGTCGACGGGTACATCCTTCGGACAGATCCGGACGCTTCGCCCACGCGGGTCGGCAACGTCTGCGCGCGGTGCCGCACGGCCATCCTCTACGACCTCTCCGCTAAGCTGGGCGCGATGACGGTCGGCACTTCGAACAAGAGCGAGAGGATGCTGGGCTACTTCACCTGGCACGGTGACGACGCCCCGGCGGTGAACCCGCTGGGCGACCTCTTCAAGACCCAGGTTTGGGACGTGGCGCGGGAACTGGGCGTGCCGAGCGCGATCGTGAACAAGCCCCCCACCGCAGACCTTGTCAAGGGGCAGACCGACGAGGGCGACATCGGAGTCTCCTATCAAGAGGCCGACCGCATCCTCGTCCACCTGGCTCGCGGCGTGCAAGAACGCAAGCTGGTGGAGTGGGGATACGATCCCGCAAAGGTCCGGCTGGTCTATGCGCGGGTGGCGGGAAGCCACTGGAAGCGGCATTTGCCGACTGTCGCGATGGTCTCCGACTCGGCGATCAACGAATCCTACTTAAGGCCGGTGGACTATTGA
- a CDS encoding acylphosphatase, which translates to MTASRRLIVSGHVQGVGFRAFVVREALGLGLSGEVWNRADGAVELLAAGPEADLDKLGERLWSGPGRVDGVLAEPASPVLAQGFSVAPSR; encoded by the coding sequence TTGACGGCCTCGCGCCGCCTAATCGTTTCGGGGCACGTGCAAGGCGTGGGCTTCCGGGCCTTCGTGGTCCGCGAGGCGCTGGGCCTCGGCCTCTCCGGCGAGGTCTGGAACCGTGCCGATGGCGCGGTGGAGCTACTTGCGGCAGGGCCGGAGGCCGACCTGGACAAGCTCGGCGAGCGGCTCTGGTCGGGGCCGGGCCGGGTGGACGGCGTCCTAGCGGAGCCGGCCTCCCCGGTCCTGGCACAAGGGTTCTCGGTCGCCCCGAGCCGCTAG